A genomic stretch from Malus domestica chromosome 15, GDT2T_hap1 includes:
- the LOC103400447 gene encoding glyoxylase I 4-like: MEESMGNPLHLKSLNHISIACRSVEKSLDFYQNDLGFFPIRRPGSLDFTGAWLFNYGIGIHLLQSEDPDKMPKISQINPKDNHISFQCESMALVEKKLKEMRIEYVKRRVKEGGINVDQLFFHDPDGTMIEICNCDNLPVIPLESQPISDPAARISCSAHKNKCHTRSSNKQSK; encoded by the exons ATGGAAGAGAGCATGGGAAATCCGCTGCATTTGAAGTCCTTGAATCACATCTCGATAGCTTGCAGATCAGTTGAGAAATCCCTTGATTTCTACCAGAATGATCTAGGGTTCTTCCCAATCAGGAGGCCTGGCTCGTTAGATTTCACTGGTGCATG GCTATTCAATTATGGCATTGGCATCCATCTTCTCCAATCTGAAGACCCTGATAAAATGCCCAAGATCAGCCAGATTAATCCCAAGGATAACCACATTTCTTTCCAG TGTGAGAGCATGGCCTTAGTGGAGAAAAAGTTGAAGGAGATGCGGATCGAGTACGTGAAGCGCAGGGTGAAGGAGGGTGGGATCAACGTTGATCAGCTTTTCTTCCATGACCCAGATGGCACAATGATTGAGATCTGTAACTGTGACAACCTTCCCGTTATACCCCTAGAAAGCCAACCTATATCAGATCCTGCAGCACGTATCAGCTGCAGTGCTCATAAGAACAAGTGCCACACCAGATCATCAAACAAGCAGTCCAAATGA